A genomic stretch from Cetobacterium sp. NK01 includes:
- the pelG gene encoding exopolysaccharide Pel transporter PelG: MAGIGFELRKMFSEDNTVYENVKAISYSTIVSVGPWIFTIVTLNIFNMIGKKYIFQIQERQILMATIVYSFIFSQIFSSPWQYLITRYVADCIYKNKQNQLRGIFSGITKLIFIVSFLAGTIFMRSSHFPQYFKYTSILLFSLLSSLWIAMNFVSLLKDYNFIIKMYISGNLISLTLGVLFLKYPILKPFTEYPSYSILLAYTIGILITFTGISMQLMASFEKINSSEFKFVNYLNGYISLVITGIFFVLGTWSHIFINWTTENSFKIGGVFITNPDYEIAIFYGFLIMIPTLVYFMIFMETKFFPFYKKYYFLINNNGNLDETEKEREKMIKTLRSEIFYSMELQFLISISFILLSKSIFTYFKIEYHLLDLFRISVFGAYCSVYVSIFLIILLYFDSRREALIISLVYVFLNTIFSWYFTKLGPEYSGFGFFLGSFIALLLSDILLKQVLENLNYVTFYRQNFINLSRNKKLEFLESLLNKKIYMVLVFISMIFLTGCSSYDNRGFNTKTGRNWHTMGKFDVLGYDVNGYTRDGLDNRGFNQEGWHKYTDSPYDYYGFDFAGIHKDTKTKYNERGFNQEKIHKKTNQEYDEFEFDFVGIHKKTKTEYNEEGWSLYGLNKNTKDYFDQNGYTQDGYDKRGFNQNGWNKYTNSLYDYYGFNWKGIHKETRTKYNERGFNQEKIHKKTNTKFDDFNFDFAGIHKETGEKYDKEGWTWYGLNKNTQSYYNKQGYNKEGYNKEGYNKNGYDQNGYDRNGINIAGYNLKGEFKEKLVEKNIEEYDAQGYNSEGIDKDGYDKMGRYIGG; the protein is encoded by the coding sequence ATGGCAGGAATAGGATTTGAGTTAAGAAAAATGTTTTCAGAAGATAATACAGTTTATGAAAATGTAAAAGCAATAAGCTATTCGACAATAGTAAGTGTAGGGCCATGGATTTTTACTATAGTTACATTAAATATTTTTAATATGATAGGAAAAAAATATATTTTCCAAATTCAAGAGAGACAAATTCTTATGGCAACAATAGTTTATTCGTTTATATTTTCTCAAATTTTCTCAAGTCCATGGCAATATCTTATAACTAGATATGTTGCAGATTGTATATATAAAAATAAGCAAAACCAATTGAGGGGGATATTTTCAGGAATAACTAAGCTTATATTTATTGTTTCTTTTTTAGCAGGAACTATATTTATGAGAAGTTCTCATTTCCCTCAATATTTTAAATACACATCAATTCTTTTATTTTCTTTACTATCTAGTTTATGGATAGCTATGAACTTTGTTAGTTTGTTAAAAGATTATAATTTTATAATTAAAATGTATATATCGGGAAATTTAATTTCGCTAACTTTAGGAGTTTTATTTTTAAAATATCCTATTTTAAAACCTTTTACAGAGTATCCATCGTATAGTATTTTATTAGCTTATACAATTGGAATATTAATAACTTTTACAGGTATTTCAATGCAGCTAATGGCATCTTTTGAAAAAATAAATAGCAGCGAATTTAAATTTGTAAATTATTTAAATGGGTATATTTCATTAGTAATTACAGGTATATTTTTTGTACTTGGAACGTGGAGTCATATTTTTATAAATTGGACAACTGAAAATAGTTTTAAAATAGGAGGAGTTTTTATAACTAATCCAGATTATGAGATTGCAATATTTTATGGTTTTTTAATAATGATACCAACTCTAGTATATTTTATGATATTTATGGAGACAAAATTTTTTCCTTTTTATAAAAAGTATTATTTTTTAATTAATAACAATGGTAATTTAGATGAAACTGAAAAAGAAAGAGAAAAAATGATAAAAACTTTAAGAAGTGAAATATTTTATTCAATGGAATTACAATTTTTAATATCTATTTCATTTATTTTATTATCAAAAAGCATATTTACATATTTCAAAATAGAGTATCATCTTTTAGATTTATTTAGAATTTCAGTGTTTGGAGCTTATTGCTCAGTTTATGTTTCAATTTTTCTGATAATTTTATTATATTTTGATTCTAGAAGAGAAGCTTTAATAATATCTTTAGTTTATGTATTTTTAAATACAATTTTCAGTTGGTATTTTACAAAATTAGGACCTGAATATAGTGGTTTTGGATTTTTTTTAGGATCTTTTATAGCACTTCTATTATCTGATATTTTATTAAAACAAGTTTTAGAAAATTTAAACTATGTAACTTTTTATAGACAGAATTTTATTAATTTATCTAGAAATAAAAAACTTGAATTTTTAGAAAGTCTTTTAAATAAAAAAATATACATGGTTTTAGTTTTTATCTCTATGATTTTTTTAACAGGATGTAGCTCATATGATAATAGAGGATTTAATACAAAAACAGGAAGAAATTGGCATACTATGGGGAAATTCGATGTATTAGGATATGATGTTAATGGCTATACTAGAGATGGTCTTGATAATAGAGGATTTAACCAAGAAGGATGGCATAAATATACAGATTCACCATATGATTATTATGGATTTGATTTTGCAGGAATTCATAAAGATACAAAAACTAAATATAACGAGAGAGGATTTAATCAAGAAAAAATTCATAAGAAAACTAATCAAGAATATGATGAATTTGAATTTGATTTTGTAGGAATTCATAAAAAAACTAAGACAGAATATAATGAAGAAGGTTGGAGTTTGTATGGATTAAATAAAAATACTAAAGATTATTTTGATCAAAATGGTTATACTCAAGACGGATATGATAAAAGAGGGTTTAATCAAAATGGATGGAATAAATATACAAATTCTTTGTATGATTATTATGGATTTAACTGGAAAGGTATTCATAAAGAAACAAGAACTAAATATAACGAGAGAGGATTTAATCAAGAAAAAATTCATAAAAAAACTAATACAAAATTTGATGACTTTAATTTTGATTTTGCAGGCATTCATAAAGAAACAGGAGAGAAGTATGATAAAGAGGGTTGGACATGGTATGGATTAAATAAAAATACTCAAAGTTATTATAATAAACAAGGTTATAATAAAGAGGGATATAATAAAGAGGGATATAATAAAAATGGATATGACCAAAATGGATATGATAGAAATGGAATAAATATAGCTGGTTATAACTTAAAAGGAGAATTTAAAGAAAAATTAGTTGAAAAGAATATCGAAGAATATGATGCACAAGGTTATAATTCTGAAGGAATTGACAAAGATGGGTATGATAAAATGGGGAGGTATATAGGTGGATAA
- the pelF gene encoding GT4 family glycosyltransferase PelF, translating to MSKICLICEGSYPYVVGGVSSWVQELITSNPEHEFKLICLVPNEEFIDIKYKLPKNLKEIKNVILESENKKSTKNFIKNKNLKSKEFQNKIEKLMDFKNANFVEIMDIIDSLNEKEYGTAFEIVTSKGFWEALVEYYKKHFSHTGLNIFYWTQQNIFTTLLKLAQLDIPEAEIYHPISTGYAGFLAALASYRKKGKVILTEHGIYPREREEEILGANWVDKDLKKIWIDFFYFMSTLCYESSDKIVSLFSHNRNLQIENGADPNRCIVVANGIDNEIYSKIQREKQEKFSIGSVLRIVPIKDVKTMLKAYKIVAESRKNTHLYLIGPTNENEDYFKECVEIVEQLELEENVTFTGRADVKEYYKFLDLQLLSSISEGQPLSILEGLAAGIPCISTDVGNCRELILGKKDIGEAGMIVPPTSYVELANSIIKLYDDDEKRVLFGMNGKKIVEKYYTKDQFIKNYKSLYDNLVGRG from the coding sequence ATGTCTAAAATCTGTTTAATCTGCGAAGGGTCATATCCTTATGTTGTGGGTGGAGTTTCATCATGGGTCCAAGAGCTTATAACATCTAATCCTGAGCATGAGTTTAAATTAATTTGTTTAGTTCCTAATGAAGAATTTATAGATATAAAATACAAATTACCTAAAAATTTAAAAGAAATAAAAAATGTAATTTTAGAGTCTGAAAATAAAAAATCAACAAAAAATTTTATAAAAAATAAAAATCTAAAATCAAAAGAATTTCAAAATAAAATCGAAAAATTGATGGATTTTAAAAATGCTAATTTTGTTGAAATAATGGATATAATAGATTCTTTAAATGAAAAGGAATATGGAACAGCTTTTGAAATAGTTACAAGTAAAGGGTTTTGGGAGGCTCTTGTAGAATATTATAAAAAACATTTTTCCCATACTGGGTTAAATATTTTTTATTGGACACAACAAAATATTTTTACGACACTTTTAAAATTAGCTCAATTAGATATTCCAGAAGCAGAAATATATCATCCAATCTCAACAGGGTATGCTGGATTTTTAGCAGCTTTAGCAAGTTATAGAAAAAAAGGAAAAGTTATATTAACTGAACATGGAATTTATCCTAGAGAAAGAGAAGAGGAAATTCTTGGTGCAAACTGGGTAGATAAAGATTTGAAGAAAATATGGATTGATTTCTTTTATTTTATGTCTACTTTATGCTATGAATCAAGCGATAAAATAGTGTCTCTTTTTTCTCATAATAGAAATCTTCAAATAGAAAATGGAGCAGATCCAAATAGATGTATTGTTGTAGCAAATGGTATTGATAATGAAATTTATTCAAAAATTCAGAGAGAAAAACAAGAAAAATTTAGTATTGGTTCAGTTTTAAGAATAGTACCTATTAAAGATGTTAAAACTATGTTAAAGGCATATAAAATAGTTGCTGAAAGTAGAAAAAATACTCATCTTTATCTTATTGGACCAACAAATGAAAACGAGGATTATTTTAAAGAATGTGTTGAGATTGTAGAACAATTGGAGTTGGAAGAAAATGTAACTTTTACAGGAAGGGCTGATGTAAAAGAGTATTATAAATTTCTTGATTTACAACTCTTATCATCTATATCTGAAGGTCAACCTTTAAGTATTTTAGAAGGATTAGCCGCAGGGATACCTTGCATATCAACAGATGTTGGAAATTGTAGAGAGTTAATACTTGGAAAAAAAGATATAGGAGAAGCAGGAATGATAGTTCCGCCTACCTCATATGTAGAATTAGCTAATTCAATAATTAAATTATATGATGATGACGAAAAAAGAGTTCTATTTGGAATGAATGGAAAAAAAATAGTTGAGAAATATTATACAAAAGATCAATTTATAAAAAATTATAAAAGTTTATATGATAATTTAGTGGGGAGGGGATAA
- a CDS encoding GAF domain-containing protein: protein MEDRNTQTKKVKNIYLLSLIETIVYCLGIYLIFFHFSYFKLDFLNMNPHPLMIIVAIIALRYGVYSGIVAASVALIVYFVAYVQIGNDPVIFFYSIEYYKYIMIFFFTGLVLGKINDRNKQKIDELKVENQDINQAYRHQNEKNKKLIKVNENLEYQIVNSKESIITLHHILNSMKNKDIESIYQEAVNLIERYLKCEFVSLHLFDEKKENLISKIEAGEKIANCILAENNNLEIIKQLLAEKQPIEILKENKENKVIYYAAPIINSGEVIGILNIQTFENNNHGKYMFQLFKIISEWINHFLDLSSLNKI, encoded by the coding sequence ATGGAAGACAGAAATACTCAAACAAAAAAAGTAAAAAATATTTATTTATTAAGTTTAATTGAAACAATTGTATATTGCTTAGGAATATATTTGATTTTTTTCCATTTTAGTTATTTTAAATTAGATTTTTTAAATATGAATCCACATCCATTAATGATAATAGTAGCTATTATAGCTTTAAGATATGGTGTTTATAGTGGTATAGTTGCAGCTTCAGTAGCACTAATAGTTTACTTTGTAGCTTATGTACAAATAGGTAACGATCCTGTGATATTTTTTTATTCTATTGAGTATTATAAATATATTATGATTTTTTTCTTTACAGGATTAGTTCTAGGAAAAATTAATGATAGAAATAAACAAAAAATAGATGAGTTAAAAGTTGAAAATCAAGATATTAATCAGGCTTATAGACATCAAAATGAAAAAAATAAAAAATTAATAAAAGTAAATGAAAACTTAGAATATCAAATAGTAAATAGTAAAGAAAGTATAATAACACTTCATCATATTTTAAATTCAATGAAAAATAAAGATATAGAATCAATTTATCAAGAGGCTGTAAATCTTATAGAAAGATATTTAAAGTGTGAGTTTGTATCATTACATCTTTTTGATGAAAAAAAAGAAAATTTGATATCAAAGATAGAAGCTGGAGAAAAAATAGCTAATTGTATTTTAGCAGAAAATAATAATTTGGAAATCATTAAACAGCTGTTAGCTGAAAAACAACCAATTGAAATCTTAAAAGAGAATAAAGAGAATAAAGTAATTTATTACGCAGCTCCTATAATAAACTCAGGAGAAGTAATTGGTATCTTAAATATTCAGACTTTTGAAAATAATAATCATGGAAAGTATATGTTTCAATTATTCAAAATAATATCAGAGTGGATAAATCATTTTTTAGATTTATCTTCTTTAAATAAAATTTAA
- a CDS encoding DUF2194 domain-containing protein, whose product MKKKYSYNFILIIILVIVLGFQKFRVENIEDYFSLKQSYNYKLSQLENGNLEIKNPQKYLVFYDETSEVSRKILERWKATMDFSKVKYDLQSVDSQSKINFNDYTGVVFTNEDFMGFQKINFIEIQNKVENGMSLFFLTRSYSNPFSKIAGIEKVNNFTEAKGLKFNKDIFPGFKEIVVEGEVIENSSLDLKLSQEAKVIAISKKNIPIIWEKMYGKGRVIYINGSMFESKLAEGVMKQLVAYGTEITVLPVLNSKLVHFDDLPAPIFDKHHEPIFAEYRMGTKDFFDNIWWKDMEGIALRNNLKYTTFAIMRYNDAVSKEAIKEVSKRNFESLSRQGRNIIKQGGEIGIHGYNHFSLGLIDEMDYKEYNYAPWKSIEDMKVGLSYFRKVFHEMYGEQVNKYAYVAPSNLLSKSGKKALVETFPNLKSLSGIFYAEEKEPGLLVQEVGKDPDYPNLYSLPRFSSGLFKEDKEMWSIYNSIASYGYVSHFLHPDDITDEERGRNKLWSTLKDGFESIFVAINKNFPLLKPSTQSELNYDYSKLENIQLDYELEQNNLSINIKNFCGPIQSYVRLNKKKILQIDGANYRLMQKTDDYHLYLVDLENKEIKIKVGDA is encoded by the coding sequence ATGAAAAAAAAATACAGCTACAATTTTATTTTAATAATAATTCTTGTTATAGTTTTGGGATTTCAAAAATTTAGAGTAGAAAATATAGAAGATTATTTTTCTTTAAAGCAAAGTTATAATTATAAACTATCTCAATTAGAAAATGGAAATTTAGAAATAAAAAATCCACAAAAATATTTGGTTTTTTATGATGAGACATCAGAAGTTTCAAGAAAAATTTTAGAAAGATGGAAAGCAACTATGGATTTTTCAAAAGTTAAATATGACTTACAATCTGTGGATAGTCAAAGTAAAATAAATTTTAATGATTATACAGGTGTCGTTTTTACTAATGAAGATTTTATGGGATTTCAAAAAATAAATTTTATTGAAATACAAAATAAAGTAGAAAATGGGATGTCATTATTTTTTTTAACTAGATCTTATTCTAATCCTTTTTCTAAAATTGCTGGTATAGAAAAAGTCAATAATTTCACAGAAGCTAAAGGACTAAAATTTAATAAAGATATTTTTCCAGGTTTTAAAGAGATAGTTGTAGAGGGTGAGGTAATTGAAAACTCATCTTTAGACTTAAAGTTATCTCAGGAAGCAAAAGTTATTGCAATATCTAAAAAAAATATACCGATAATTTGGGAAAAAATGTATGGAAAAGGAAGAGTTATTTATATAAATGGATCAATGTTTGAAAGCAAATTAGCTGAAGGAGTTATGAAGCAACTCGTTGCATATGGAACTGAAATAACAGTGTTGCCAGTTTTGAATTCTAAATTAGTTCATTTTGATGATTTACCAGCTCCTATTTTTGACAAGCACCATGAACCTATTTTTGCAGAATATAGAATGGGTACAAAAGATTTCTTTGACAATATTTGGTGGAAAGATATGGAAGGGATTGCACTTAGAAATAATCTTAAGTATACCACTTTTGCTATTATGCGATATAACGATGCTGTTAGTAAAGAAGCGATTAAAGAAGTGAGTAAAAGAAATTTTGAAAGTTTAAGTAGACAAGGAAGAAATATTATTAAACAAGGAGGAGAAATTGGAATTCATGGTTATAATCATTTTTCATTAGGATTAATAGATGAAATGGATTATAAAGAATACAACTATGCTCCATGGAAAAGTATTGAAGATATGAAAGTAGGATTAAGTTATTTTAGAAAAGTTTTTCATGAAATGTATGGAGAACAGGTAAATAAATATGCTTATGTAGCTCCAAGTAATCTTCTTTCAAAATCAGGAAAGAAAGCATTAGTTGAGACATTTCCAAATTTAAAGAGTTTAAGTGGAATTTTTTATGCAGAAGAAAAAGAGCCAGGACTTTTAGTTCAAGAGGTGGGGAAAGATCCAGATTATCCCAATTTATATTCACTTCCAAGATTTTCATCAGGACTTTTTAAAGAAGATAAAGAGATGTGGTCAATTTATAATTCGATAGCTTCTTATGGATATGTTTCGCACTTTTTACATCCAGATGATATTACTGATGAAGAAAGAGGAAGAAATAAGTTGTGGAGCACATTGAAAGATGGATTCGAAAGTATATTTGTGGCGATAAATAAGAACTTTCCTTTATTAAAACCTTCGACACAAAGTGAATTGAATTATGATTATTCAAAATTAGAAAATATTCAATTAGATTATGAGCTAGAACAAAATAATCTATCAATAAATATAAAGAATTTTTGTGGTCCTATTCAATCGTATGTGAGATTAAATAAGAAAAAAATATTGCAAATAGACGGAGCAAACTATCGATTAATGCAAAAAACAGATGATTATCATCTTTATTTAGTTGATCTAGAAAATAAAGAAATAAAAATAAAAGTGGGTGATGCATGA